The Bacillus sp. Marseille-Q1617 genome has a segment encoding these proteins:
- a CDS encoding ABC transporter ATP-binding protein — translation MNVVVCKGLSKQYGSHKALNDLSFTLPENKITGLIGRNGAGKTTLLKIIAGFLHHGSGDIRVFSESPFNNLKVSANTIFIDNELSFSSGLTLFELLETAGSFYPNWDSELAHRLFSYFSFNPNHYHGNLSKGMRSTFNMIIGLAARCPLTIFDEPTSGMDAATRKDFYRALLKEYIAHPRTIILSSHLLGEVEDLLEDVLLIKAGQKCLHMGIEKLKEYAIGVRGKTGSVTKWLGDIDPIHVQDMGAGMTYAVIKNDRFCEELEDAKASGLELTPVSAEDICSYLTSQSKGGIDDVFSRS, via the coding sequence ATGAACGTTGTGGTGTGTAAGGGTTTATCAAAGCAATATGGCAGTCATAAGGCACTGAACGATTTGAGTTTTACATTACCGGAAAATAAGATCACGGGATTGATTGGAAGGAACGGAGCGGGAAAAACGACACTGTTAAAAATCATCGCGGGTTTTCTTCATCATGGTTCAGGGGACATACGTGTGTTTTCGGAAAGTCCCTTTAATAATTTGAAAGTATCCGCCAACACCATCTTTATCGATAATGAATTGAGTTTTTCCAGCGGGTTGACGCTGTTTGAATTGCTTGAAACAGCGGGAAGCTTTTATCCGAATTGGGACAGCGAACTTGCTCACCGCCTCTTTTCATACTTTTCATTCAATCCTAATCATTATCATGGCAATCTTTCCAAGGGAATGAGGAGTACGTTCAATATGATCATCGGCCTTGCCGCCCGCTGCCCGCTTACGATTTTCGATGAGCCTACGAGCGGGATGGACGCAGCCACTCGGAAAGATTTTTACCGGGCGCTTCTAAAAGAATATATCGCTCACCCGAGAACGATCATTCTGTCCAGCCATCTGCTGGGGGAAGTGGAAGATCTCTTGGAAGATGTGTTGCTGATCAAAGCGGGACAGAAGTGTCTTCATATGGGGATTGAAAAGCTGAAGGAATATGCCATCGGTGTCCGGGGGAAGACGGGATCTGTTACGAAATGGCTGGGAGATATCGACCCCATTCATGTGCAGGATATGGGGGCAGGGATGACCTATGCCGTCATAAAAAATGACCGTTTCTGTGAAGAACTCGAGGATGCCAAAGCTTCAGGACTTGAGTTGACGCCTGTATCGGCTGAAGATATATGCAGTTACTTGACCAGTCAATCAAAAGGGGGGATCGACGATGTATTTAGCAGAAGTTAA
- a CDS encoding DUF1836 domain-containing protein, which translates to MERFTLSRKEMADLLHSLNGQHVNTPIQILKNAWSFKNQEDIVNLLSSGVPSIFEKIIKHTKSEIGFSINEIVSLGNQIEYTHLSPSAVQNWVKRDIKELVGRPQIGKKYNVDQATMLLIVEDLKSSLDFESIRKILTLIFNNPEDRSDDIIHPIDLYSAYASVFEKLHHRPVPHVDGDGPMNEWIEQFIHAECRNILPMFKHLNEGQVISVMNVLIVSSLSAQAAYYQSAAKQYVYAALFLQE; encoded by the coding sequence GTGGAACGGTTTACTTTGTCACGAAAGGAAATGGCTGATTTGCTGCATTCATTGAACGGCCAGCACGTCAACACCCCTATCCAGATATTGAAGAATGCCTGGTCCTTTAAGAATCAAGAGGATATAGTCAATCTGCTTTCATCAGGCGTCCCTTCCATCTTCGAGAAGATCATCAAACATACAAAAAGTGAAATCGGATTCTCAATCAATGAAATCGTGTCCCTCGGCAATCAGATCGAATATACCCATCTCTCGCCGAGTGCGGTTCAGAACTGGGTGAAACGGGATATCAAGGAACTGGTGGGAAGACCCCAAATCGGGAAGAAATACAATGTAGACCAGGCAACCATGCTCTTGATTGTCGAGGATTTAAAGTCATCACTTGACTTTGAGTCCATCCGGAAGATCCTGACGCTTATCTTCAATAATCCTGAAGACCGGTCAGATGACATCATCCATCCCATCGACCTTTATTCAGCCTATGCATCCGTCTTTGAAAAACTCCATCACCGTCCGGTTCCTCATGTCGACGGTGACGGGCCCATGAACGAATGGATCGAACAATTCATCCATGCTGAATGCCGGAATATCCTGCCAATGTTCAAACATTTGAATGAAGGTCAAGTGATCTCGGTGATGAACGTGCTTATTGTCTCTTCCTTAAGCGCCCAGGCCGCTTACTATCAATCAGCCGCCAAACAATACGTCTATGCGGCCCTGTTCCTGCAAGAATAG
- a CDS encoding alpha-glucosidase produces the protein MSKQWWKEAVVYQIYPRSFKDSNGDGIGDINGIISKLDYLKELGIDVIWLSPVYQSPNDDNGYDISDYRGIMDEFGTMADWECLLDEMHNRGLKLIMDLVVNHSSDEHAWFVESRKSKDNPYRDYYIWRDGKDGGEPNNWESCFSGSAWKYDEATAQYFLHLFSQKQPDLNWENPKLREEVYDMMRFWLDKGIDGFRMDVINFISKVDGLPDAEKPEGRKYAPGGDYYMNGPKIHDYLQEMHDKALSGYEVMTVGEMPGVNVEEAKLYTAEDRKEVNMVFQFEHVDLDSGPGGKWDLRPMKMSALRDSFTKWQKGLEHEGWNSLYLNNHDQPRMVSRFGNDKEYRVESAKMLATFLHTLKGTPYIYQGEELGMTNVRFDSIDDYQDIETLNMYREKVIENGENHDKVMQSIYVKGRDNARTPIQWDDTEHSGFTTGEPWLKVNPNYKEINAEQAVADPDSVFHYYRKLIGLRKENPIMVYGSYDLIMPDHHQIYAYSRQYEGQTMIVMLNFSGETPVFELPAEFDSKGELLISNYQVDAGEDIREVELRPYEARVYLMK, from the coding sequence ATGTCTAAGCAATGGTGGAAAGAAGCGGTTGTCTATCAGATTTATCCACGCAGCTTCAAGGATTCGAACGGAGACGGGATTGGCGATATCAACGGGATCATCTCAAAGCTCGATTATCTGAAGGAGCTCGGAATCGATGTGATTTGGCTGTCACCGGTCTATCAATCTCCAAATGACGATAACGGCTATGATATCAGTGACTACCGGGGCATCATGGATGAATTCGGGACGATGGCAGACTGGGAGTGTCTCCTTGATGAGATGCACAACCGGGGCTTGAAGCTGATCATGGATCTCGTCGTGAACCACAGCTCGGATGAGCATGCGTGGTTCGTCGAGTCCAGGAAATCGAAGGACAACCCGTACCGGGATTACTATATCTGGAGAGACGGGAAAGACGGCGGCGAGCCGAATAACTGGGAATCGTGCTTCAGCGGGTCTGCCTGGAAGTACGATGAGGCAACGGCCCAGTACTTCCTTCACCTGTTCAGCCAGAAGCAGCCTGACTTGAACTGGGAAAACCCGAAGCTTCGTGAAGAAGTGTACGACATGATGAGATTTTGGCTTGATAAAGGGATCGACGGTTTCCGCATGGATGTTATCAATTTTATCTCCAAAGTGGACGGGCTGCCTGATGCCGAGAAGCCTGAAGGCCGCAAGTATGCCCCGGGTGGAGACTATTACATGAACGGTCCCAAAATTCATGACTATCTTCAGGAGATGCATGATAAGGCACTTTCCGGCTACGAGGTCATGACGGTCGGCGAAATGCCGGGGGTGAACGTGGAAGAAGCGAAGCTCTATACAGCCGAGGACCGCAAAGAAGTGAACATGGTCTTCCAGTTCGAACATGTTGACCTCGATTCCGGACCAGGAGGCAAATGGGATCTGCGTCCAATGAAAATGAGCGCGCTTCGCGACAGTTTTACGAAATGGCAAAAGGGACTAGAGCACGAGGGCTGGAACAGTCTCTACCTTAACAATCACGACCAGCCGCGCATGGTTTCGCGTTTCGGAAACGACAAAGAGTATCGGGTCGAATCCGCGAAAATGCTCGCAACGTTCCTTCATACGCTAAAAGGGACTCCGTACATTTATCAGGGTGAAGAACTTGGAATGACGAACGTGAGATTTGATTCCATCGATGACTATCAAGACATCGAAACACTGAATATGTACCGCGAGAAAGTGATAGAAAATGGTGAAAACCATGATAAAGTAATGCAATCCATCTATGTGAAGGGCCGGGACAATGCCCGCACGCCGATCCAGTGGGATGACACGGAGCACAGCGGCTTCACGACTGGAGAGCCTTGGCTGAAAGTGAATCCAAACTATAAAGAAATCAACGCGGAACAAGCCGTGGCAGACCCTGATTCGGTCTTCCATTATTACCGCAAGCTGATCGGACTCCGCAAAGAAAACCCGATCATGGTCTACGGCTCCTATGACCTCATCATGCCGGACCATCACCAGATCTATGCGTACAGCAGGCAATATGAAGGACAGACGATGATCGTCATGCTGAACTTCTCAGGAGAAACACCTGTATTCGAACTGCCGGCTGAGTTTGATAGCAAGGGTGAATTGTTGATCAGCAATTACCAAGTTGATGCTGGCGAAGACATTCGGGAAGTGGAACTGCGTCCTTATGAGGCGCGGGTTTACTTGATGAAATAA
- a CDS encoding 2'-5' RNA ligase family protein, whose amino-acid sequence MKNRSICIFPEFHNVEEIEVLREKYDPLHSFIPPHITLVHPFKSNLTQHQLIEHINSCLVGIKPFEFRLQNVTGAPDHYLFLNVKKGNDSIIELRDRLYSGILEKYLVRDLSYMPHLTVGKLSTETAFHEALEDAVSLHSVFNASIYKIAVEQIAYDGNSTIESELILD is encoded by the coding sequence ATGAAGAATCGATCGATTTGTATTTTCCCCGAATTTCATAACGTTGAAGAAATTGAAGTGTTGAGAGAGAAATATGATCCCCTGCATTCCTTTATCCCGCCGCATATCACGCTGGTGCATCCATTTAAAAGCAACCTCACACAGCATCAATTGATCGAACATATCAACAGCTGCTTAGTTGGCATCAAACCTTTTGAATTCAGGCTGCAAAATGTAACGGGGGCACCTGACCATTATTTATTTTTGAATGTGAAGAAAGGGAATGATTCTATCATCGAGCTGCGGGACCGGCTGTACAGCGGTATTTTAGAGAAGTACTTAGTAAGGGATTTAAGTTATATGCCCCATCTGACAGTGGGAAAGCTTAGTACTGAGACAGCTTTCCACGAAGCACTTGAAGATGCGGTAAGCCTCCACTCTGTATTCAATGCAAGCATTTATAAAATTGCAGTTGAACAAATTGCTTATGATGGGAACTCGACTATAGAAAGTGAACTTATTTTAGATTGA
- a CDS encoding phosphatase PAP2 family protein: MDRMFTGLHKMDQQLFYKINGSKLYRSFFGMITHLGGARISVLSILALALLGSFYPSIRPAVIQAFLVLSVSHFVMHFIKRSVKRIRPYLSLPDVMLHGHPFEDHSFPSGHSTAIFSITIPFMLHFPGAIVMLFPISVLVAYSRVVLGVHYPSDVMAGALLALGITFLVSFM, translated from the coding sequence ATGGATCGAATGTTTACAGGACTTCATAAAATGGATCAGCAGCTCTTTTACAAGATAAACGGAAGTAAATTGTACCGTTCCTTCTTTGGGATGATCACTCACTTGGGAGGTGCCAGAATCTCCGTCCTTTCCATTCTCGCATTGGCTCTTCTCGGCAGTTTCTATCCTTCCATCAGACCTGCCGTCATTCAAGCATTCCTCGTTTTGAGTGTCAGTCACTTCGTCATGCATTTCATCAAACGGTCAGTGAAAAGGATCCGGCCATATCTTTCGCTGCCTGATGTGATGCTTCACGGTCATCCATTTGAGGATCACTCATTTCCTTCAGGTCACTCTACGGCCATTTTTTCCATAACGATTCCGTTTATGCTCCATTTTCCCGGGGCCATTGTGATGTTGTTTCCCATCAGTGTACTGGTTGCTTATTCGAGGGTCGTGCTTGGCGTGCACTATCCTTCCGATGTGATGGCGGGGGCACTCCTGGCTTTGGGTATAACGTTTTTGGTTTCCTTTATGTAA
- a CDS encoding FAD-binding dehydrogenase, which yields MDYDVIVVGAGIAGLTATAEIANAGKKVLLLDQEPEASLGGQAWWSFGGLFLVDSLEQRRLGIRDSKELAWQDWLGTAGFDRGSDEDYWARKWAEAYVDFAAGEKRAWLHAMGIRFFPVVGWAERGGHLADGHGNSVPRFHIVWGTGPGIVEPFERKIREHMKKGLVTYFPRYRVDQLISQNGAVTGVAGAVLAPSTAQRGEDSNRDVIGSFKYSAQAVLVSSGGIGANHDLIRKNWPSRLGLPPENMISGVPAHVDGRMLAITEDAGGRIVNRDRMWHYTEGIHNWNPVWSNHGIRILPGPSSIWLDAKGKRFQSPNFPGFDTLGTLEAIQKSGYDYSWFILTQKIIEKEFALSGSEQNPDLTGKSIRKVLGRALPGASGPVQAFMDKGEDFIISDGLEDLVNRMNKLTGDNLLDFSEVKRQIEARDREIDNKFTKDLQITAMRGARHYIGDKLIRVAPPHKILDPKNGPLIAVRLNIVSRKTLGGLQTDLSGRVLDSAGEAIPGLYAAGEASGFGGGGLHGYRALEGTFVGGCLFSGRVAGRAISKEVK from the coding sequence ATGGATTATGATGTAATCGTTGTTGGTGCCGGAATTGCAGGACTTACTGCAACTGCAGAAATAGCTAATGCAGGCAAAAAAGTACTCCTGCTCGATCAAGAACCGGAAGCTTCACTTGGAGGACAGGCCTGGTGGTCATTCGGAGGATTATTTCTGGTGGATTCACTTGAACAGAGAAGGCTCGGAATAAGAGATTCAAAGGAGCTGGCCTGGCAGGATTGGCTCGGGACAGCCGGCTTCGACAGAGGTTCAGATGAAGATTATTGGGCACGGAAATGGGCTGAAGCCTACGTGGACTTTGCAGCTGGTGAGAAGCGTGCCTGGCTGCATGCGATGGGCATCCGGTTCTTTCCGGTTGTCGGATGGGCGGAAAGGGGAGGCCATCTGGCGGACGGCCACGGCAATTCGGTGCCAAGGTTCCATATTGTATGGGGAACGGGGCCTGGCATTGTCGAACCTTTTGAAAGGAAAATCCGGGAGCATATGAAGAAAGGGCTGGTCACCTATTTTCCGCGGTATCGGGTGGACCAGTTGATCAGCCAAAACGGAGCTGTTACCGGAGTGGCAGGAGCGGTTCTTGCCCCGAGTACGGCACAAAGGGGGGAAGACAGTAATCGGGACGTGATCGGAAGCTTCAAGTATTCTGCTCAAGCGGTACTGGTGTCGAGCGGCGGCATTGGGGCGAACCACGATCTGATCAGGAAAAATTGGCCGAGCAGGCTGGGGCTGCCGCCAGAGAATATGATCTCAGGCGTCCCGGCTCACGTAGACGGGCGAATGCTTGCCATTACGGAAGATGCAGGCGGCAGGATTGTAAACCGGGACCGGATGTGGCATTACACGGAAGGCATACATAATTGGAACCCTGTGTGGAGCAACCACGGCATCAGGATCCTGCCAGGTCCTTCTTCCATATGGCTTGACGCGAAAGGGAAGAGGTTCCAATCCCCGAACTTTCCTGGATTTGATACATTAGGAACACTTGAGGCCATTCAGAAATCCGGCTATGACTATTCATGGTTTATCCTGACCCAGAAAATCATTGAAAAGGAATTCGCCCTTTCAGGTTCCGAGCAAAACCCCGACCTCACCGGGAAAAGCATCCGCAAAGTCCTTGGCCGGGCTCTCCCGGGAGCATCCGGACCTGTGCAGGCCTTTATGGATAAAGGGGAAGACTTCATCATTTCGGATGGGTTGGAAGACCTGGTTAATAGAATGAACAAATTAACGGGAGATAACCTGTTGGATTTTTCAGAGGTTAAGAGGCAAATAGAAGCAAGGGACCGTGAAATAGACAACAAGTTTACGAAGGACCTTCAAATCACCGCCATGCGTGGTGCACGCCATTACATTGGAGACAAATTGATTCGGGTCGCTCCGCCACATAAGATCCTTGATCCGAAAAACGGGCCGCTCATTGCCGTCCGTCTAAATATTGTCAGCCGCAAAACACTGGGCGGACTGCAGACGGATCTAAGCGGGAGGGTCCTCGATTCAGCAGGTGAAGCAATACCGGGTCTTTATGCTGCAGGTGAAGCATCAGGATTTGGCGGAGGCGGTCTGCATGGGTACCGGGCACTGGAAGGAACCTTTGTGGGCGGATGCCTGTTCAGCGGCAGGGTGGCTGGCAGGGCGATAAGTAAGGAGGTTAAGTGA
- a CDS encoding DUF4256 domain-containing protein, whose amino-acid sequence MTNQISDKKELSQEQKEELLKVLKGRFEKNMNRHENLEWEEVQAKLETDDEKLWSLNEMERTGGEPDVIGFDKKKDAYMFCDCSLESPKGRRSVCYDREALESRKKHKPENNAIDMAASMGIELLTEEQYRALQKLEHFDKKTSSWVQTPADIRELGGALFCDFRFGHVFVYHNGAESYYAARGFRGSLMV is encoded by the coding sequence ATGACAAATCAAATCAGCGATAAAAAAGAGCTGTCACAGGAACAAAAGGAAGAATTACTCAAAGTACTAAAAGGTCGTTTTGAGAAAAACATGAATCGCCATGAAAATCTTGAATGGGAAGAAGTCCAGGCTAAGCTGGAGACTGATGATGAAAAACTATGGTCACTCAATGAAATGGAAAGAACCGGCGGTGAACCGGATGTGATCGGGTTTGATAAAAAGAAGGATGCATACATGTTTTGTGATTGTTCACTGGAAAGCCCCAAAGGCCGCAGAAGTGTCTGTTACGACCGTGAAGCACTGGAATCAAGAAAAAAACATAAGCCTGAAAACAACGCCATCGATATGGCAGCTTCCATGGGCATTGAACTGTTGACGGAAGAGCAATATAGAGCTCTGCAAAAACTTGAACATTTCGATAAGAAAACGTCGAGCTGGGTACAGACACCCGCTGATATCAGGGAACTTGGAGGAGCCCTTTTCTGTGATTTCCGTTTCGGCCACGTCTTCGTGTATCACAATGGAGCAGAATCCTATTATGCTGCGAGAGGGTTCCGCGGTTCGCTGATGGTTTGA
- a CDS encoding GntR family transcriptional regulator: MVLNPDSMKPIYVQVAEWIETEILGGNIECDQKVYSQYQLAEMFNINPATAAKGINLLADEQILYKKRGLGMFVAPEARNIILKNRKNTKLNGLVADLAKEAVQLNVDEEELIAMIREMHRKEKGETS; the protein is encoded by the coding sequence TTGGTGTTAAATCCTGATAGTATGAAGCCGATTTATGTGCAGGTCGCGGAGTGGATCGAAACGGAAATTCTCGGGGGGAACATTGAGTGCGACCAAAAGGTTTATTCACAGTATCAATTGGCAGAGATGTTTAACATCAATCCGGCAACGGCCGCGAAGGGAATCAATTTGCTTGCGGATGAACAGATCTTATATAAAAAGCGGGGACTCGGTATGTTTGTGGCGCCGGAGGCAAGAAACATCATTCTTAAAAATAGAAAGAATACGAAGCTTAACGGGTTGGTGGCCGACCTTGCAAAAGAAGCCGTTCAATTGAACGTCGACGAGGAGGAACTGATCGCCATGATCAGGGAAATGCACCGGAAGGAAAAGGGGGAAACGTCATGA
- a CDS encoding glycosyltransferase family 1 protein, producing MRIALFSDTYHPQVNGVAKTLKRLTDYFEKRGIEYKVFVPETEEGKGQYPNVHSFTSFPFLFYPECRTAIANPHAIERQLKEFSPDLIHVTTPLTMGLIGVRCAKKMNIPLVASYHTHFDFYLDYYRMTWLSPLLWKYMKWFHSTARRIFVPSIDTKKHLESKGFQHLSIWSRGVDCETFSPSKRTKELNEKFTLLYVGRLAPEKDLETLTKIIKFLPFAVKNAVQWVIVGDGPLKKEMERELKAEDVTFTGYLNGEALAEVYASSDLFVFPSASETFGNVVLEAFASGLPAVVADKGGVTAIVEDGKDGWIAKAHQYESFLEAIEVITGNGELHKFMSRQARWKAEQLSWDTIFKKLEFEYREVQSLTIEEVEEKRVSSL from the coding sequence ATGAGAATCGCTTTGTTTTCCGATACGTACCACCCTCAGGTAAATGGGGTCGCAAAGACCTTGAAAAGGCTGACGGACTATTTTGAAAAGAGAGGCATCGAATATAAGGTATTCGTGCCTGAAACCGAGGAGGGGAAAGGACAGTATCCCAACGTCCATTCGTTCACAAGTTTCCCTTTTCTCTTTTATCCGGAGTGCAGGACGGCCATTGCCAATCCCCATGCGATTGAAAGGCAGCTGAAAGAATTCTCTCCCGACCTTATCCATGTGACCACACCGTTGACGATGGGGCTGATCGGTGTCCGTTGTGCTAAGAAAATGAATATCCCACTTGTCGCCTCCTATCATACACATTTTGATTTTTACCTGGATTATTACAGGATGACCTGGTTGTCCCCGCTTCTTTGGAAGTATATGAAGTGGTTTCATTCCACCGCCCGCAGAATTTTCGTTCCTTCTATCGATACAAAAAAACACCTTGAATCAAAAGGGTTCCAGCACCTGTCCATATGGAGCAGGGGAGTGGACTGTGAGACTTTTTCTCCAAGTAAACGAACGAAGGAACTCAATGAAAAATTCACCTTGTTATACGTAGGAAGACTGGCGCCTGAAAAGGACCTGGAGACATTAACGAAAATCATCAAGTTCCTGCCTTTTGCTGTCAAAAATGCAGTCCAATGGGTCATTGTCGGTGACGGCCCCTTGAAAAAAGAAATGGAGAGGGAGTTGAAAGCAGAAGACGTGACGTTTACCGGTTATCTGAACGGAGAGGCACTGGCAGAAGTCTATGCTTCCTCCGATCTCTTCGTCTTCCCGTCCGCATCCGAAACATTCGGCAACGTCGTATTAGAGGCATTTGCTTCTGGACTTCCGGCCGTCGTCGCAGACAAAGGCGGAGTGACCGCCATAGTGGAAGATGGGAAAGACGGATGGATAGCGAAAGCCCATCAATACGAATCCTTCTTAGAAGCGATTGAAGTAATTACAGGAAATGGAGAGTTGCATAAATTCATGAGCCGGCAAGCCAGATGGAAAGCAGAACAACTCTCCTGGGACACCATTTTCAAGAAACTCGAGTTTGAATACAGGGAAGTGCAATCCCTTACGATTGAAGAAGTTGAAGAGAAGAGAGTATCATCATTGTAA
- a CDS encoding DUF3231 family protein: MDGKRIQITSSEIASLWTAYLNNSMSIQFLNYFLNTVEDTDARSMIEKTHNISEKLLVEITEVFQQEKIPVPSGFSDGDVNLKASRLFTDSFMITYINHMSKAGMLGYSGFLSMSARKDIRHLFKNGLHMTADLYDESSEALLEKGLYIRAPYIDYPQQKDFVDSKKYLSGLNPFTNKRPLNTVELSHLYMNIQTNLIGAKLSIAFAQSSPRKEVIKLMLQGKDISEKHVKIFSTTLLENNTQPPVSSDVSITNSTAEVFSDKLIIFHQGFLTAAGTGNYATAAAASQRSDLILKYERLSLEVAQYAKDIAYLMIKNEWLEQPPGTMDKVKLAREKKQN; the protein is encoded by the coding sequence ATGGATGGAAAGAGGATTCAAATTACTTCTTCAGAAATTGCTTCTCTATGGACAGCTTATTTAAATAATAGTATGTCCATTCAGTTTTTAAACTATTTTCTAAACACAGTGGAAGATACAGATGCAAGGTCAATGATTGAAAAGACCCATAACATTTCAGAGAAACTTCTCGTAGAAATAACAGAGGTTTTTCAGCAAGAAAAGATTCCTGTTCCAAGTGGTTTTTCAGATGGTGATGTCAACCTGAAGGCTTCTCGGTTATTTACAGATTCATTTATGATTACATATATAAATCATATGTCTAAAGCCGGGATGCTGGGTTACAGTGGATTTTTATCCATGAGTGCAAGAAAGGATATTAGACATCTTTTCAAAAATGGCCTTCATATGACTGCTGATTTATACGATGAAAGCTCGGAGGCTCTCCTTGAGAAAGGTTTATATATTCGGGCTCCTTATATTGATTATCCTCAGCAAAAGGATTTTGTAGACAGCAAAAAATATTTAAGCGGCCTTAATCCATTTACGAATAAACGACCATTGAATACGGTAGAACTTTCTCATTTATATATGAATATCCAAACCAATTTAATTGGTGCTAAATTATCGATCGCTTTTGCACAATCTTCACCTAGGAAAGAAGTCATTAAACTTATGCTCCAGGGAAAGGATATATCTGAAAAACACGTTAAAATCTTTTCCACCACATTACTTGAGAATAATACTCAACCACCTGTATCTTCAGATGTTTCAATTACAAACTCAACAGCAGAGGTTTTTTCTGATAAGTTAATCATATTTCATCAAGGCTTTTTAACTGCCGCGGGTACCGGTAACTATGCAACAGCTGCTGCTGCAAGTCAACGAAGTGACTTAATCTTGAAATACGAAAGATTATCTCTTGAGGTTGCACAGTATGCCAAAGATATTGCTTATTTAATGATTAAAAATGAATGGCTGGAACAGCCGCCGGGAACGATGGATAAAGTAAAGTTAGCCCGGGAAAAAAAGCAAAACTGA
- a CDS encoding NAD(P)-dependent oxidoreductase, producing the protein MQKQTIGFIGTGVMGKSMVRNLMKAGFGLNVYTRTKEKAADLLEEGARWQDSVAALAKESDIIITIVGYPTDVEEVYFGEAGILANAKPGSYVVDMTTSSPELAVRISEKAKESGIHAFDAPVSGGDVGARNAALTIMVGGEKENFDEILPALEAMGKNIVLQGSAGAGQHTKMCNQIAIASGMLGVCEAIFYAEKAGLDPKTVLKSIEAGAAGSWSLSNLGTRMIDGNFEPGFYVKHFIKDMKIAIESAENMGIPVPGLKLAKELYEQLSQSGGENKGTQALYQYYETMSKAD; encoded by the coding sequence ATGCAGAAGCAGACAATTGGATTCATCGGGACAGGCGTAATGGGAAAAAGCATGGTTCGTAATCTCATGAAAGCGGGATTCGGACTGAACGTGTATACACGTACAAAAGAAAAGGCTGCCGATCTCCTTGAAGAAGGGGCTCGCTGGCAGGATAGTGTTGCAGCGCTGGCCAAGGAATCTGACATCATCATCACGATTGTAGGCTATCCGACTGACGTGGAAGAAGTTTATTTCGGAGAGGCGGGCATTTTGGCGAACGCGAAGCCGGGTTCGTATGTAGTTGACATGACCACCTCTTCCCCTGAACTGGCTGTCAGGATTTCTGAGAAAGCAAAGGAATCGGGAATCCATGCATTCGACGCACCGGTATCCGGCGGCGATGTAGGCGCAAGGAACGCTGCCCTAACCATCATGGTCGGCGGAGAAAAAGAGAACTTCGACGAAATCCTTCCTGCTCTTGAAGCAATGGGGAAAAATATTGTACTGCAAGGCAGCGCCGGTGCCGGTCAGCATACGAAAATGTGCAACCAGATCGCGATTGCTTCCGGGATGCTCGGCGTCTGTGAGGCGATCTTTTATGCTGAAAAAGCAGGACTGGATCCGAAAACCGTGCTGAAAAGCATCGAGGCCGGAGCAGCCGGAAGCTGGTCCCTGTCAAACCTCGGCACACGCATGATCGACGGCAATTTTGAACCAGGGTTTTATGTGAAACATTTTATCAAGGATATGAAAATCGCCATCGAATCAGCAGAAAACATGGGCATCCCTGTTCCAGGACTGAAGCTTGCGAAAGAATTATATGAGCAGCTGAGTCAATCAGGCGGAGAGAACAAAGGGACGCAGGCACTGTATCAGTATTATGAAACCATGAGTAAAGCGGACTAA